In Pseudopipra pipra isolate bDixPip1 chromosome 5, bDixPip1.hap1, whole genome shotgun sequence, the following proteins share a genomic window:
- the PRPF18 gene encoding pre-mRNA-splicing factor 18 isoform X1: MDILKREISRKRQQLEEKELLGGSKKYFKRSELAKKEEEAYFQRCGYKPVNEKPPGEVQQQEEEEKPLAASNPVLELELAEEKLPMTLSRQEVIRRLRERGEPIRLFGETDYDAFQRLRKIEILAPEVNKGLRNDLKAALDKIDQQYLNEIVGGQEAGDDDSQNDLKVHEENTTIEELEALGESLGRGDDHYDMDIITKFLKFLLGVWAKELNAREDYVKRGVQGKLNSATQKQTESYLRPLFRKLRKRTLPADIKESITDIIKFMLQREYVKANDAYLQMAIGNAPWPIGVTMVGIHARTGREKIFSKHVAHVLNDETQRKYIQGLKRLMTICQKHFPTDPSKCVEYNAL; encoded by the exons ATGGACATCCTGAAGCGCGAGATCAGCaggaagaggcagcagctggaggagaaggagctCCTGGGG GGAAGTAAGAAGTATTTCAAGCGCAGTGAGTTAGctaaaaaggaagaggaggccTACTTCCAGAGATGTGGCTACAAG CCTGTAAATGAGAAGCCACCTGGAGAG GTacagcagcaggaagaggaggagaaaccACTGGCTGCATCAAATCCAGTGCTGGAACTGGAACTGGCAGAAGAAAAGTTACCAATGACCCTTTCCAGACAGGAG GTTATCAGGAGGTTACGAGAGAGGGGTGAGCCCATCAGGCTCTTTGGAGAAACAGATTATGATGCATTTCAGCGTCTGAGGAAGATAGAAATTCTTGCACCTGAAGTGAACAAG GGCTTGAGAAATGACCTGAAGGCTGCTTTGGATAAGATTGATCAGCAGTATCTGAATGAAATTGTAGGCGGCCAAGAAGCAGGAGACGACGACTCCCAGAATGACCTGAAAGTCCATGAGGAGAACACTACTATTGAAGAACTAGAA GCTTTGGGAGAATCCTTAGGACGTGGTGATGACCACTATGATATGGACATCATAACAAAGTTCTTGAAG TTTCTTCTTGGAGTTTGGGCCAAGGAGCTGAATGCCAGAGAAGATTACGTGAAACGGGGAGTGCAGGGGAAGCTGAACAGCGCCACTCAGAAACAGACGGAGTCCTACCTGAGGCCACTCTTCAGAAAACTCCGGAAAAGG ACACTTCCTGCAGACATCAAAGAATCAATAACAGATATTATTAAATTCATGTTGCAAAGAGAATATGTGAAG GCCAACGATGCCTATCTCCAGATGGCCATTGGGAACGCTCCCTGGCCCATCGGTGTCACCATGGTCGGCATCCACGCGAGAACGGGACGGGAGAAGATCTTCTCCAAGCACGTAGCCCATGTCCTGAACGACGAAACCCAGAGGAAATACATACAG GGGCTGAAGAGGCTCATGACCATTTGCCAGAAGCACTTCCCAACAGACCCATCCAAGTGTGTGGAGTACAACGCTTTGTGA
- the PRPF18 gene encoding pre-mRNA-splicing factor 18 isoform X2, with protein sequence MDILKREISRKRQQLEEKELLGGSKKYFKRSELAKKEEEAYFQRCGYKVQQQEEEEKPLAASNPVLELELAEEKLPMTLSRQEVIRRLRERGEPIRLFGETDYDAFQRLRKIEILAPEVNKGLRNDLKAALDKIDQQYLNEIVGGQEAGDDDSQNDLKVHEENTTIEELEALGESLGRGDDHYDMDIITKFLKFLLGVWAKELNAREDYVKRGVQGKLNSATQKQTESYLRPLFRKLRKRTLPADIKESITDIIKFMLQREYVKANDAYLQMAIGNAPWPIGVTMVGIHARTGREKIFSKHVAHVLNDETQRKYIQGLKRLMTICQKHFPTDPSKCVEYNAL encoded by the exons ATGGACATCCTGAAGCGCGAGATCAGCaggaagaggcagcagctggaggagaaggagctCCTGGGG GGAAGTAAGAAGTATTTCAAGCGCAGTGAGTTAGctaaaaaggaagaggaggccTACTTCCAGAGATGTGGCTACAAG GTacagcagcaggaagaggaggagaaaccACTGGCTGCATCAAATCCAGTGCTGGAACTGGAACTGGCAGAAGAAAAGTTACCAATGACCCTTTCCAGACAGGAG GTTATCAGGAGGTTACGAGAGAGGGGTGAGCCCATCAGGCTCTTTGGAGAAACAGATTATGATGCATTTCAGCGTCTGAGGAAGATAGAAATTCTTGCACCTGAAGTGAACAAG GGCTTGAGAAATGACCTGAAGGCTGCTTTGGATAAGATTGATCAGCAGTATCTGAATGAAATTGTAGGCGGCCAAGAAGCAGGAGACGACGACTCCCAGAATGACCTGAAAGTCCATGAGGAGAACACTACTATTGAAGAACTAGAA GCTTTGGGAGAATCCTTAGGACGTGGTGATGACCACTATGATATGGACATCATAACAAAGTTCTTGAAG TTTCTTCTTGGAGTTTGGGCCAAGGAGCTGAATGCCAGAGAAGATTACGTGAAACGGGGAGTGCAGGGGAAGCTGAACAGCGCCACTCAGAAACAGACGGAGTCCTACCTGAGGCCACTCTTCAGAAAACTCCGGAAAAGG ACACTTCCTGCAGACATCAAAGAATCAATAACAGATATTATTAAATTCATGTTGCAAAGAGAATATGTGAAG GCCAACGATGCCTATCTCCAGATGGCCATTGGGAACGCTCCCTGGCCCATCGGTGTCACCATGGTCGGCATCCACGCGAGAACGGGACGGGAGAAGATCTTCTCCAAGCACGTAGCCCATGTCCTGAACGACGAAACCCAGAGGAAATACATACAG GGGCTGAAGAGGCTCATGACCATTTGCCAGAAGCACTTCCCAACAGACCCATCCAAGTGTGTGGAGTACAACGCTTTGTGA